From Pseudomonas vanderleydeniana, the proteins below share one genomic window:
- a CDS encoding P-loop ATPase, Sll1717 family, with protein sequence MARTMELRNFDFGNEAGDDASNEELESYFVEQEDFPNYLKKNNRVLITTARKGVGKSALLKRLAAVLRDSPGEPMVINCRGSDLARDAFKLTAPLITPNDYIRDWMIRICALVNREIAKNIKLALTDDQITLVESAEIDGFKERNLISCLTSRFEKFLDKFGAKSQEIRNHVEILKRNPTPIIYILIDDLDATFQNTELECLSLSTFFSACRYLAQDVTGVNFRITMRSDVWPTIRRYDESLDKLEQYVAEINWSAEEFRALLAKRIESQYKESGIMPPAQDELESCESHEERLLNLLFVAKVEWGQKNVHSYKVIHTLSYERPRWAVQLCKLAQKSAVRRRNKVISKEDIDDIWGDYGVRRIADLVAEHKHQCKQIEELITAFRGTDRRLSRDELLTFVRNRILNHVTPYIDSKKATTQLEVANFLYRIGFLVGRSDEVSGDYEHYNFREMPDLLSSRTDNDFNMKWEIHPCYRQALDIKKLNKSQRAKRGIRS encoded by the coding sequence ATGGCTAGGACGATGGAACTTCGAAATTTTGACTTTGGTAATGAAGCAGGGGATGACGCGAGTAACGAGGAGTTGGAGTCGTATTTTGTCGAACAGGAGGATTTTCCTAATTATCTGAAAAAGAATAACCGTGTGTTGATTACTACAGCGCGTAAAGGGGTTGGGAAATCTGCTTTACTCAAGCGGTTGGCGGCAGTGCTGAGGGACTCACCCGGCGAGCCTATGGTTATCAACTGTCGCGGTTCCGACTTGGCAAGGGATGCTTTCAAACTTACAGCGCCGTTAATAACACCAAATGACTACATTAGAGATTGGATGATAAGGATATGCGCTCTTGTTAATAGGGAGATTGCGAAGAATATCAAGCTCGCTTTGACGGATGACCAAATAACTTTAGTCGAATCAGCTGAAATTGATGGATTTAAAGAGCGAAATCTTATTAGTTGTCTTACGTCGCGTTTTGAAAAGTTTCTCGATAAATTTGGGGCCAAATCTCAAGAAATAAGAAATCATGTTGAGATTTTGAAAAGAAATCCTACGCCGATAATTTATATACTTATTGATGATTTGGATGCGACTTTTCAGAATACGGAATTGGAATGTCTGTCGCTAAGTACGTTCTTCTCGGCTTGTCGCTATTTGGCTCAGGATGTGACAGGGGTAAATTTTAGAATAACCATGCGCAGTGATGTTTGGCCAACCATTCGCAGATACGATGAATCGTTGGATAAATTGGAACAATATGTAGCGGAGATCAATTGGAGTGCCGAGGAGTTTAGAGCTCTCCTGGCTAAGCGTATTGAGTCTCAATACAAGGAGAGCGGGATCATGCCTCCCGCACAAGATGAGCTTGAAAGCTGCGAAAGTCACGAGGAACGTCTCCTAAATCTACTGTTTGTTGCAAAGGTTGAGTGGGGGCAAAAGAACGTCCACTCCTATAAAGTTATCCATACATTGTCGTATGAACGTCCGAGATGGGCTGTTCAACTGTGTAAGCTTGCTCAGAAAAGCGCTGTTCGGAGGCGCAATAAAGTAATATCAAAAGAAGATATTGATGATATCTGGGGGGATTACGGGGTAAGGCGAATAGCTGATTTGGTGGCTGAGCACAAACATCAGTGCAAGCAAATTGAAGAGCTTATAACGGCATTCAGAGGCACGGACAGGCGACTTAGCCGAGATGAATTGCTGACTTTTGTCCGCAATCGGATCCTGAATCATGTAACGCCATACATAGATTCAAAAAAAGCTACTACGCAATTGGAGGTGGCAAATTTCTTGTATAGAATTGGATTTTTGGTAGGGAGGTCGGATGAGGTGTCTGGAGACTATGAGCATTATAATTTTAGGGAGATGCCTGATCTCTTGTCATCTCGTACGGATAACGACTTTAATATGAAGTGGGAAATTCATCCGTGTTACAGGCAGGCTCTTGATATAAAGAAACTCAATAAGTCGCAGCGAGCCAAGCGGGGTATTCGTAGTTAG
- a CDS encoding DUF6882 domain-containing protein has product MSEQTFERLLETATAALMSKQEELHRLYALGDMARWSLDQETATTQFFDASDRMAVEAQILNIGSFSPRHSTWKWAWGNPSVPQALREKALPLKELQTITGFDLFASEEAIALEDESMAWELTALAVQHLGALGCYRAPSTPDGPTVFLAITGLKHASH; this is encoded by the coding sequence ATGTCGGAACAAACATTTGAGCGCCTGTTGGAAACGGCCACGGCCGCGTTGATGAGCAAGCAGGAGGAGCTTCATCGGCTCTACGCATTGGGTGACATGGCGCGCTGGTCGCTCGATCAGGAAACCGCCACCACGCAGTTCTTCGATGCGAGCGACCGGATGGCCGTCGAAGCGCAGATACTCAACATTGGATCGTTCTCCCCCAGGCACTCGACCTGGAAGTGGGCCTGGGGCAATCCCAGCGTGCCACAGGCCCTGCGTGAAAAGGCCCTGCCCTTGAAGGAACTGCAGACGATAACGGGCTTCGATCTCTTTGCCAGCGAAGAAGCCATTGCCCTCGAGGACGAGTCCATGGCCTGGGAACTGACGGCTCTCGCCGTTCAACACCTGGGTGCGCTGGGCTGCTACCGGGCACCCTCGACACCCGATGGGCCAACGGTGTTCCTGGCCATCACCGGCCTGAAGCACGCCAGTCACTGA
- a CDS encoding helix-turn-helix domain-containing protein has translation MTHHLFHHKRATQGLAAGQQVRHLRRKAGLSQLDLALLAGVSQRHLSCVETGRSKASPSTLHAILSALGTSLEHCNEVFLASGYAPRYAASPLDAPAMEVVRAAIEHILQANNPAPAIVIDSNWDIAAANVSTGLLLAMAGVAQDMTSGLNLLDTLLCPGGLGDRLVNAQEVRAVAWQRASRESVSNPELARRLSDLPAPAISSDALAASPVLLTRVCTLEGELSFLSTFTTFGMPLDITVESLRIEHLIPADVFTKCRMMEAFERWSAAHCQA, from the coding sequence ATGACTCACCACCTGTTCCACCATAAACGCGCTACGCAGGGCCTGGCGGCGGGCCAACAGGTGCGCCATTTACGTCGAAAGGCAGGGCTCAGCCAGCTCGATCTTGCGCTTCTGGCCGGGGTTTCGCAGCGTCATCTCAGTTGCGTCGAAACGGGGCGTTCGAAGGCCAGCCCCAGTACTCTGCATGCCATCCTTTCGGCACTGGGTACCTCGTTGGAGCATTGCAACGAAGTCTTCCTCGCCTCAGGCTATGCGCCCCGTTACGCCGCATCACCGCTGGATGCGCCAGCTATGGAGGTGGTGCGTGCCGCCATCGAACACATCCTGCAGGCGAACAACCCGGCGCCTGCAATCGTGATCGACAGCAACTGGGACATCGCAGCCGCCAATGTGAGTACAGGCCTGCTGTTGGCGATGGCCGGTGTTGCACAAGACATGACCTCAGGCCTCAATCTGTTGGACACACTGCTTTGTCCCGGAGGCTTGGGGGATCGATTGGTCAATGCGCAAGAGGTCCGTGCAGTTGCGTGGCAACGGGCCTCCCGGGAGTCGGTCAGCAACCCGGAGCTTGCAAGGCGCCTGAGCGATCTGCCCGCGCCAGCCATTTCTTCAGACGCTTTGGCTGCCAGCCCTGTGCTGTTGACCCGTGTGTGCACTCTGGAAGGGGAGCTGAGTTTTCTCTCCACCTTCACAACGTTCGGCATGCCGCTGGATATCACTGTGGAGTCATTGCGGATCGAGCATCTGATCCCGGCTGATGTCTTTACCAAGTGCAGGATGATGGAGGCGTTCGAACGGTGGAGTGCGGCTCACTGTCAGGCTTGA
- a CDS encoding putative 2OG-Fe(II) oxygenase has translation MEVDPGTSHSNQGGWQSTADIIRWGGEPAQALLDFGRAFANQLTAVHSAEHGLIEPAFGWQCNAWANVNFPGDSNHLHGHPGAFWSGVYWVDDGGRQMDPSGGGDMEFPDPRGMMPSVYNPELRMRIEGCLTAGYSTTVAPSTGTFIMFPSWLMHSVQRYNGTRPRISIALNFSV, from the coding sequence ATGGAGGTGGACCCGGGTACGTCACACAGTAACCAGGGCGGATGGCAATCCACTGCCGATATCATCCGCTGGGGCGGCGAACCGGCGCAGGCGCTGCTGGACTTCGGCCGAGCCTTTGCCAACCAGCTGACGGCGGTTCATAGCGCCGAGCATGGCTTGATCGAGCCAGCCTTCGGGTGGCAGTGCAACGCCTGGGCGAACGTCAATTTCCCGGGCGACTCCAACCATCTGCATGGACATCCGGGCGCATTCTGGTCCGGGGTGTATTGGGTCGACGACGGGGGACGGCAGATGGACCCTTCCGGAGGGGGCGACATGGAGTTTCCAGATCCACGCGGCATGATGCCCTCGGTCTACAACCCGGAACTGCGGATGCGCATCGAGGGCTGCCTGACGGCTGGCTACAGCACCACCGTGGCTCCGTCGACGGGTACCTTCATCATGTTTCCCTCATGGCTCATGCATTCCGTACAGCGTTACAACGGGACCCGACCACGCATTTCGATTGCGTTGAATTTCAGCGTTTGA
- a CDS encoding N-acetylmuramoyl-L-alanine amidase, with translation MKAINYKAYRNTRGFEERVRFLVLHYTAGNFASSIASLTGPSVSSHYLVPDVTDPSYVQAGFSQQEIFSLVDETKGAWHAGTSAWGGRARLNDTSIGIEIVNLASESGGVFTFPPYEPRQIEAVKQLSLNILARYPNIGPTQVVGHSDIAWSRKSDPGAAFPWCELSLAGVGAWFDGATRDGYQRQYTRDGLPSQATALALFKRYGYEVTGADTPAGFKQLVRAFQLHFRPTNYDGVFDVETAAILAALVAKYFPAVG, from the coding sequence ATGAAAGCAATCAACTACAAGGCCTATCGGAACACGCGGGGTTTCGAGGAGCGCGTGCGCTTCCTGGTGCTGCACTACACCGCCGGCAACTTCGCCTCTTCAATCGCCTCGCTGACCGGCCCCAGCGTCAGCAGCCATTACCTGGTGCCCGATGTCACCGACCCGAGCTATGTCCAGGCCGGCTTCAGCCAGCAGGAAATCTTCAGCCTGGTCGACGAAACCAAGGGCGCCTGGCATGCGGGCACCAGTGCCTGGGGCGGCAGAGCGCGCCTGAATGACACCTCGATCGGCATCGAGATCGTCAACCTGGCTTCCGAGAGCGGCGGCGTGTTCACTTTCCCGCCTTATGAGCCCCGGCAGATCGAGGCCGTGAAACAGTTGTCGCTGAATATCCTCGCCCGTTATCCCAATATCGGCCCGACCCAGGTGGTCGGTCATTCGGATATCGCCTGGAGCCGCAAGAGCGATCCGGGCGCGGCGTTTCCCTGGTGTGAGCTGTCTCTGGCGGGCGTCGGGGCCTGGTTCGATGGGGCGACGCGCGATGGCTACCAACGGCAATACACCCGTGATGGGCTGCCATCCCAAGCCACGGCCCTGGCGCTGTTCAAGAGGTACGGTTACGAGGTGACGGGCGCGGACACGCCGGCAGGTTTCAAGCAGTTGGTCCGGGCCTTCCAGTTGCATTTCCGGCCGACGAATTATGATGGGGTGTTTGACGTCGAGACTGCAGCCATCCTCGCCGCGCTGGTGGCGAAGTATTTCCCGGCAGTCGGGTAA
- a CDS encoding DUF6124 family protein produces the protein MFKPTPNPPAQSRSASIDCSIADRALSHYNLDPDPGPTSAPLPSTASSHHSSTPENQEDTLVDIHSILQSAAATAYEHADNQTGANRKLAMGVVHLIELAQLKMDSVLDKQSANAVC, from the coding sequence ATGTTCAAACCAACTCCCAACCCGCCGGCGCAATCCCGCTCAGCAAGCATCGACTGCAGCATCGCCGACCGGGCACTGTCTCACTACAATCTTGATCCGGATCCCGGGCCAACCTCCGCTCCACTGCCCTCCACGGCAAGCTCCCATCATTCATCGACACCAGAGAACCAGGAAGACACCCTCGTCGACATCCACTCAATTCTCCAATCCGCCGCCGCCACCGCCTACGAGCACGCCGACAACCAGACCGGCGCAAACCGCAAGCTCGCGATGGGCGTAGTGCACCTGATCGAACTCGCGCAGTTGAAAATGGACTCGGTACTGGATAAACAGAGCGCCAACGCGGTCTGTTGA
- a CDS encoding DUF7256 domain-containing protein: MKAARIATLRPMMPVEELARLMGSQWSPPDGDGRVPDTFSRGFSVQVDMAGKVGKVGFYKTFQAKEMIEGLSIGMPLADALSARSGLQRLPDDPEMPAGWTQYADRTEAGFALLMRVRDNRVGALEISNPEAVYPEPEKLLADPRLTLAYDLLREPQCLQPATHRDTHWNGGWSLGLPPGITPHQWPLSKSLGYPLRHAFTLHLPAQYRTQGADYVALSLFVDDQLEELPSSEAIEAFFAAELSPQPPSDPALMPFWEHRRARHPMNFEMSDILGTAYVAIWLTQAEFDGALCPVPELTGNPLLKQAPGWLVQSYADYFYDMKVRNFDAPALAWLPGEGRTAGIETAFPIRAQVREGDPNVGKPPREWDHECRDSGYVTAFSEQGDALDLKRLHGRNHLGGTMFPEQAYPEFGPYYLEFEEDFGGFNFGGGNGQLDLQKMELDWACG, encoded by the coding sequence ATGAAAGCAGCACGGATAGCGACACTGCGGCCGATGATGCCCGTCGAGGAACTCGCCCGCCTGATGGGCAGCCAGTGGTCGCCGCCCGACGGCGACGGCCGCGTACCCGATACCTTCTCAAGAGGGTTCAGCGTGCAGGTGGATATGGCCGGCAAAGTCGGCAAGGTGGGCTTCTACAAGACGTTCCAGGCCAAGGAGATGATCGAGGGCCTATCCATCGGCATGCCCCTGGCGGATGCCCTGTCCGCCCGCTCCGGCTTGCAACGCCTGCCTGATGACCCCGAGATGCCCGCCGGCTGGACGCAGTATGCCGACCGGACAGAGGCAGGCTTTGCCCTGCTCATGCGCGTGCGTGACAACCGGGTCGGCGCCCTGGAGATCAGCAATCCCGAGGCGGTCTACCCCGAGCCCGAAAAGCTGCTGGCCGACCCGCGACTGACCCTCGCCTATGACCTGTTGCGTGAGCCCCAATGCCTGCAACCTGCGACCCATCGCGACACGCACTGGAACGGCGGCTGGAGCCTCGGCCTGCCCCCCGGCATCACCCCACACCAGTGGCCCCTGAGCAAAAGCCTCGGCTATCCGCTGCGTCACGCGTTCACCTTGCATCTGCCTGCGCAATACCGCACGCAGGGCGCCGACTACGTGGCGCTCAGCCTGTTCGTCGACGACCAGCTCGAAGAACTGCCGTCCAGCGAGGCGATAGAGGCCTTCTTCGCCGCTGAGCTGTCACCGCAGCCCCCCAGCGACCCCGCGCTGATGCCCTTCTGGGAACATCGCCGAGCACGCCACCCCATGAACTTCGAGATGAGCGACATCCTGGGCACGGCGTACGTAGCGATCTGGCTGACCCAGGCGGAGTTCGATGGCGCACTCTGCCCCGTGCCCGAACTGACGGGCAATCCCTTGCTGAAGCAAGCGCCTGGTTGGCTGGTGCAAAGCTATGCCGATTATTTTTACGACATGAAAGTCCGCAATTTTGATGCGCCCGCCCTTGCCTGGCTGCCGGGTGAGGGCCGTACGGCGGGCATTGAAACGGCGTTTCCCATCCGGGCGCAGGTACGCGAAGGCGACCCGAATGTCGGCAAGCCGCCACGTGAATGGGATCATGAATGTAGAGACAGCGGTTACGTAACAGCCTTCAGCGAACAAGGTGATGCGCTCGACCTGAAACGCCTGCACGGGCGCAACCACCTGGGCGGTACGATGTTTCCCGAACAGGCTTACCCCGAGTTCGGCCCCTATTACCTGGAGTTCGAAGAGGACTTTGGCGGCTTCAACTTCGGTGGCGGCAATGGGCAGTTGGACTTGCAGAAGATGGAGTTGGATTGGGCGTGCGGCTGA
- a CDS encoding DnaJ-like cysteine-rich domain-containing protein, whose product MSGTAGFTANDIAQAMKAKAEEAFGDKVTSPFGVEAIEQHRAEITYTVTVEHAFEYQSRAVRRATGPLYDQAHIRSVLTQRQNQLLNAPGYLREHTQAQLKNNVARYREPGRFHVLSDSEVCCGVEACHGCAGRGTCNCSTCHGHASYTCSRCYGQCRMTCTGCNGRGSSPTFVNNAPQRCFQCSGSGRVICHGCHGSGRVVCHACRGGQVTCNTCSGAGELIYEYHLEVLADTAVNYGWGTMSADWMLPAMREVMNTPERHAVFAVDRYQVDSDNPQVFTASGHVVAAQAVVSHQQASGTCRFIGPKLQAVFLDGVLSGGFKKAVDGVKNHEDIHQVNRASGSRIARQLIREMEQHADVQQASPVRKGIISAADAAAFIHSRHQALQHIIATRHRFRWSAVLRFALALSVMLTVFYGLMSLLSRQVPSALTGNEGFLGLFALQHNHGSVAAAFLQPLNQLVNSVINKGDYWQLACWLLAALLFNRCFLPKLAPRVWGWAEGRLLRGILLSVPGIVLLNLFMALHPSAYVTLRFTELVPNLHWNGAMGRITQWGITYVPQICALSLVISLVRYKAAGVHWGQRMLRMLLQKRDVSKYHALIR is encoded by the coding sequence ATGTCAGGGACAGCAGGATTCACCGCCAACGATATCGCCCAGGCCATGAAGGCCAAGGCCGAGGAAGCGTTCGGCGACAAGGTCACGTCACCGTTCGGCGTGGAGGCCATCGAGCAGCACCGTGCGGAAATCACCTACACCGTCACCGTCGAGCATGCATTCGAGTACCAGAGCCGGGCGGTCCGCCGGGCGACCGGCCCCTTGTATGACCAGGCTCATATCCGATCCGTACTCACCCAGCGGCAGAACCAACTGCTGAATGCGCCCGGCTACCTGCGTGAACACACGCAGGCGCAACTGAAGAACAACGTCGCCCGCTACCGGGAACCCGGCAGGTTTCACGTACTCAGTGACAGCGAGGTCTGCTGCGGCGTGGAGGCTTGCCACGGCTGCGCCGGCCGAGGCACTTGCAACTGCTCGACCTGCCACGGCCACGCCAGCTACACCTGCTCCCGCTGCTACGGCCAGTGCCGGATGACATGCACCGGTTGCAACGGTCGGGGCAGCTCGCCCACCTTCGTGAACAACGCCCCACAGCGCTGTTTCCAGTGCAGCGGCTCGGGGAGGGTCATCTGCCATGGCTGCCACGGCTCGGGCCGCGTGGTCTGTCACGCCTGCCGCGGCGGCCAGGTCACCTGCAATACCTGCAGCGGCGCCGGCGAGTTGATCTACGAATATCATCTGGAAGTCCTGGCCGACACCGCCGTCAACTACGGCTGGGGCACGATGAGCGCGGACTGGATGCTGCCGGCGATGCGCGAGGTCATGAATACACCAGAGCGCCATGCGGTGTTCGCCGTGGACCGCTACCAGGTCGATAGCGACAACCCGCAAGTGTTTACCGCCAGCGGCCATGTGGTGGCCGCCCAGGCGGTGGTGTCCCATCAGCAGGCCAGCGGCACCTGTCGCTTCATCGGGCCGAAGTTGCAGGCGGTGTTCCTGGACGGCGTGTTGAGCGGTGGTTTCAAAAAGGCCGTCGACGGCGTGAAGAACCACGAGGACATCCACCAGGTCAACCGGGCATCGGGCAGCAGGATCGCCCGCCAGCTGATCCGTGAGATGGAGCAGCACGCCGACGTGCAGCAGGCTTCGCCGGTGCGCAAGGGCATCATCAGCGCGGCGGACGCCGCGGCCTTCATCCACTCGCGCCACCAGGCGCTCCAGCACATCATCGCCACGCGCCATCGCTTCCGCTGGAGTGCGGTGCTGAGGTTCGCGCTCGCCCTGTCGGTCATGCTGACGGTGTTCTATGGCCTGATGAGCCTGCTCAGCCGCCAGGTACCCAGCGCCCTGACCGGCAACGAAGGGTTCCTCGGGCTGTTCGCCCTCCAGCACAACCACGGATCGGTGGCGGCGGCTTTCCTGCAGCCGCTGAACCAGTTGGTGAACAGCGTCATCAACAAAGGCGACTATTGGCAACTGGCCTGCTGGCTGCTGGCCGCGCTGCTGTTCAACCGCTGCTTCCTGCCCAAGCTGGCACCCCGCGTGTGGGGCTGGGCTGAAGGCCGCCTGCTGCGCGGCATCCTGCTTAGCGTGCCGGGTATCGTGCTGCTCAACCTGTTCATGGCCCTGCATCCATCCGCGTACGTGACGTTGCGCTTCACCGAGCTGGTGCCGAACCTTCACTGGAACGGGGCCATGGGCCGCATCACCCAGTGGGGCATCACCTATGTACCGCAGATCTGCGCGCTATCGCTGGTGATCTCGCTGGTGCGCTACAAGGCGGCCGGCGTGCATTGGGGGCAGCGGATGCTCAGGATGCTGTTGCAGAAGCGGGATGTGTCCAAGTATCACGCGTTGATCAGGTGA